The Malus domestica chromosome 10, GDT2T_hap1 genome contains a region encoding:
- the LOC103446433 gene encoding splicing factor U2af large subunit B-like isoform X4 produces MFKGEPMERLAGHSSPSTDTVLTDISLPSAMMEFVSLLFHGQLSGIPQTMPGVVQNSLPFGALHMALPLMPAQAMTQQATRHARRVYVGGLPLLANEQTIATFFSQVMAAIGGNSVGSITELAGDAVVNVYINHEKKFAFVEMRTVEEASNAMALDGIIFEGVAVRVRRPTDYNPTLAATLGPSQPSPHLNLAAVGLTQGAVGGAEGPDRIFVGGLPYYFTEAQIRELLQSFGPLRGFDLVKDKDTGNSKGYGFCVYQDPTVTDVACGALNGLKMGDKTLTVRRATASNGQSKTEQENILVQAQQHIAMQKMAMQVVDLNLLGAGMATMASGETPTKVLCLTEAITADQLGDDEEYVEILEDMRDECSKFGTLVNVVIPRADQSGEQIPGVGKVFLEYTDIGGCANARNVLGGRKFGGNTVNAVYYPEEKYHNRDYSA; encoded by the exons ATGTTCAAGGGAGAACCAATGGAACGATTGGCTGGACATTCTTCTCCTTCGACTGATACAGTACTTACAGATATTTCCCTACCATCCGCAATGATGGAATTTGTTTCTTTATTATTTCATG GACAACTGTCAGGTATTCCACAAACGATGCCTGGAGTGGTACAAAATTCATTACCTTTTGGGGCATTGCAT ATGGCTCTTCCATTGATGCCAGCTCAAGCCATGACTCAGCAG GCTACAAGGCATGCACGTCGGGTATACGTTGGTGGGCTTCCTCTCTTGGCTAATGAGCAG ACAATTGCCACATTCTTTAGCCAAGTCATGGCTGCCATTGGAGGAAATTCTGTTGGTTCAA TAACTGAACTTGCAGGTGATGCGGTTGTAAATGTCTATATTAATCATGAGAAGAAGTTTGCATTTGTGGAGATGAGAACGGTTGAAGAAGCAAGTAATGCAATGGCATTAGACGGGATTATATTTGAG GGGGTTGCTGTGAGGGTAAGAAGGCCAACAGACTACAATCCTACTTTAGCTGCAACACTTGGTCCTAGCCAACCAAGTCCTCACCTTAACTTGGCTGCCGTTGGTCTCACACAAGG TGCCGTTGGTGGAGCTGAGGGACCTGACCGTATCTTTGTGGGTGGGTTACCTTACTACTTCACTGAAGCTCAGATTAGAGAGTTGCTTCAATCCTTTGG ACCTCTCCGTGGTTTTGACCTCGTGAAGGATAAAGATACAGGAAACTCCAAAGGATATGGATTCTGTGTTTATCAG GATCCAACCGTGACAGACGTTGCCTGTGGTGCTCTCAACGGTTTAAAAATGGGTGATAAAACTTTAACTGTCCGGCGTGCTACTGCCAG CAACGGGCAGTCTAAAACAGAGCAAGAAAACATCTTGGTACAGGCACAACAGCATATAGCCATGCAG AAAATGGCCATGCAGGTTGTTGACTTGAATCTTCTAGGAGCTGGAATGGCAACTATGGCGAGTGGTGAGACACCCACTAAAGTCCTATGCTTGACTGAG GCGATTACTGCTGATCAACTGGGTGACGATGAAGAGTATGTCGAAATATTAGAAGACATGAGGGATGAATGCAGCAAATTTG GAACTCTGGTGAATGTTGTTATTCCTCGTGCTGATCAAAGCGGAGAGCAGATTCCAGGTGTTGGGAAG GTGTTCTTGGAATACACCGATATTGGGGGTTGCGCCAATGCAAGGAATGTACTCGGTGGGAGAAAATTCGGAGGTAACACAGTGAATGCCGTTTACTATCCAGAAGAGAAATACCATAACAGGGACTACAGTGCATAA
- the LOC103446434 gene encoding stem-specific protein TSJT1-like, with protein sequence MLAIFNKEVVQPPQELHSPAAASANPAKKPQEIAKDFMSCHDPNNAVSVCFGNTASLAYVPPANPYTSPKRVFCSLDNIYCIFLGDLNNLCSLIKQYGLSKGTNEAMFVVQAYRTLRDRGPYPADQVLKDLDGSFGFVLYDTKAGTVFAALGANEGVSMFWGIAADGSVVISDNLGVVKQSCAKSFAPFPTGCMFHSEQGLMSFEHPTKKMKAMPRIDSEGVMCGATFKVDAQSRIPNMPRVGSEANWAAWGQQA encoded by the exons atgcttGCAATATTCAACAAGGAAGTGGTGCAGCCACCGCAGGAGCTCCACAGCCCCGCCGCTGCCTCCGCCAATCCCGCCAAGAAGCCTCAAGAAATTGCCAAAGATTTCATGTCCTGCCATGATCCAAACAACGCAGTTTCAGTCTGTTTTGGAAACACAGCTTCGCTTGCTTACGTTCCTCCAGCCAACCCCTACACATCCCCAAAAAG GGTGTTCTGTTCATTGGACAACATATACTGCATTTTTCTGGGGGACCTGAACAACCTCTGCAGCCTGATCAAGCAGTACGGGCTGTCGAAGGGCACCAATGAGGCCATGTTCGTGGTGCAGGCCTATCGGACCCTCCGCGACCGCGGCCCGTACCCGGCTGATCAGGTCCTCAAGGATCTTGATGGAAGCTTTGGATTTGTGCTCTATGACACCAAGGCTGGAACCGTCTTTGCTGCATTG GGTGCTAATGAAGGGGTTAGCATGTTTTGGGGCATTGCAGCAGATGGTTCGGTGGTGATTTCTGACAACTTGGGGGTCGTAAAACAAAGCTGTGCTAAATCTTTTGCCCCATTTCCAACTG GGTGCATGTTCCACAGTGAGCAAGGGCTGATGAGCTTTGAGCATCCAAccaagaagatgaaggcaatgcCTCGGATTGACAGTGAGGGGGTCATGTGTGGGGCCACCTTCAAGGTTGATGCCCAATCGAGGATTCCCAACATGCCACGTGTCGGAAGTGAAGCCAATTGGGCAGCATGGGGCCAACAAGCCTAA